In Haloarcula rubripromontorii, the sequence TGCCGGTCTTGTCGTTGAACGTGCGGTCGCAATCCTTACAGAGATACCGTTGATACTCTCGATAGCTGCCGTGTTTGATCACCGATTCAGACCGGCAGCGCGGGCAACAGAGGCCCTCGCGCCAGCGAACCTGCTCCAGCAGGTTCGCGGCGCTCTCCTCTGAACTCAGCAATTCAAATGGGAACATTGCGTCCGGGTGACGCGTTCGCGTCACCCTTGCCCGCTACGCTTTCACAGCGACAGCTCTACCCGACCAACAATCTGCTTCGGAAGAGCGATGAACGTATTTGCGTCTGTATGTGAGGGGCAACCAATCAGCTAAGGGTGGGTAGAGGGACGCAAGTGCAGGTGGCGCTGGCGGCCGTCGTCGGATTTCTCTTCGTCGAGATGGGGACGCGGACAGCCATTTCGGCGGCGTCCGTCGGCGGTGCATTCGTTGCAGCGGCTGTCCTCACCGGCCCCGCAGCACCGCTCGGTGGGGTCGCTGGGCTTGTCATCCACGACGCCTTCCACGGGGTCATCGGCTACTGGACAGTCGCCACAGCGGTCTGGATACTGACCTTTGCCGGAGTCGTCGCATGGCTGGTCGTCGGCGGTGTCAACGCGACAGCGTTCGCGGCGTGGCTGGTGCTGGTTCTGGGAGCCCAGCCGTTCTACACGGCCGTTATGAGCTACCTTCCGGGCGTCGCCGTGGCCGTGGGCCTCTCTGTGGTCGGGCTGGTCGCTGTGGGGACGGCCGAGCGAGTCAAGCGACTACCCGACACTCACAATCGTTGCACTCGCGCTGAAGACGGCAGACCACATCGACGAGAAGTTGTGACTGCCACACTGCAACCACTGTGCGCCTTCATTGACGACCCGGATACGCCGCATCGCTGGACCTGCAGTGTGGGTGAGACCGCCAGATGGGTCTACGTTTTTACCGCTGGAGGGCGTACGGTAGTGTATGAGTGAATCCGAAGAAGAACTGCCGGGGACGGACGAAGAATGGCGCGAGATACTCTCTGACGAGGAGTACCGAATCCTCCGCGAGTCCGGAACAGAGCCGCGGTTTAGCAGCGACCTCATCGACGTAGAAGGCGAGGGCGTGTTCACCTGTGCCGGCTGTGGGACGGAACTGTTCGATAGCGACCGGAAATTCGAATCAGAGACCGGCTGGCCGAGCTTCTGGGACGTGTATCAGGAGGGCAACGTCGAAACACGGGCGGACAACAGCCACGGGATGCAGCGAACGGAAGTCGTTTGTGCCGAGTGTGGCGGTCATCTGGGTCACGTGTTTGATGACGGGCCGGAGCCG encodes:
- a CDS encoding IS1/IS1595 family N-terminal zinc-binding domain-containing protein, whose translation is MFPFELLSSEESAANLLEQVRWREGLCCPRCRSESVIKHGSYREYQRYLCKDCDRTFNDKTG
- the msrB gene encoding peptide-methionine (R)-S-oxide reductase MsrB, whose translation is MSESEEELPGTDEEWREILSDEEYRILRESGTEPRFSSDLIDVEGEGVFTCAGCGTELFDSDRKFESETGWPSFWDVYQEGNVETRADNSHGMQRTEVVCAECGGHLGHVFDDGPEPTGKRYCINGAALDFESE